In Sphaeramia orbicularis chromosome 12, fSphaOr1.1, whole genome shotgun sequence, the following proteins share a genomic window:
- the LOC115430549 gene encoding proteinase-activated receptor 3-like — protein sequence MKKPLAFLLIFSLCLSGTLQTTDKNKEKHQNKKLKDAFPIPRIFPGDLITQKDPSQNGTLAPNSSDFFPELHLQDNTSAQYIQGPLSTRVIPVIYILVLTVGIPANIVILGTLATKIRKVSSAILYCSLAVSDLFLLFSLFFKAHYHLHGNHWLFGEPACRLVTACFYGNLYCSAQTLACISIKRYLAVAHPFMYKSLPKRMYTSWVCVVVWGVFGAAVIPELLIQQTYWIPQLHILTCHDVLPVRYDSHSFLLYYNLFLTIFGLLLPLVVTIMCYVRIMHELNQAHSDWALYMKASSLVFVIFVVCFAPAGVLHFLHYVNLSVNGTGILYVYFNVAVCLCCLHSCLDPFLFLLMSKSTGSSRYLKGFKGQTLSISV from the coding sequence ataaaaacaaagaaaagcatcAGAATAAAAAGTTGAAGGATGCCTTTCCTATACCCAGAATATTTCCAGGGGACCTAATCACTCAGAAGGACCCATCCCAAAATGGGACCCTGGCTCCTAACTCATCAGATTTCTTTCCAGAGCTACATTTGCAAGACAACACAAGTGCCCAGTACATCCAAGGCCCGCTGAGCACCAGAGTCATCcctgttatttatattttggTGCTTACTGTTGGGATCCCAGCCAACATCGTTATCTTGGGGACCCTAGCCACTAAAATTAGAAAGGTGTCCTCTGCCATCCTCTACTGCAGCCTGGCTGTCTCCgacctcttccttctcttctccctcttcttcaaGGCTCACTACCATCTCCATGGCAACCACTGGCTGTTCGGAGAGCCTGCCTGTCGACTGGTCACGgcctgtttctatggcaacctcTACTGCTCAGCTCAGACCCTGGCCTGCATCAGCATAAAACGCTACCTAGCTGTAGCACACCCGTTCATGTACAAAAGTCTCCCCAAGAGGATGTACACGTCATGGGTCTGCGTGGTCGTATGGGGGGTGTTTGGTGCTGCTGTCATCCCTGAGCTCCTTATCCAGCAGACCTACTGGATCCCACAACTGCACATCCTCACATGCCACGATGTGTTGCCTGTGCGTTATGACTCCCATTCCTTCTTGCTCTACTACAACCTGTTTCTCACCATCTTCGGCCTCCTTTTGCCACTGGTGGTCACCATCATGTGCTATGTCCGAATCATGCATGAGCTAAACCAGGCACATAGTGACTGGGCGCTGTACATGAAGGCCAGTTCGCTGGTGTTTGTCATCTTTGTGGTGTGTTTTGCCCCTGCTGGAGTCCTGCATTTTCTCCATTATGTGAACCTGTCTGTGAATGGAACAGGGATTTTATATGTGTACTTTAACGTGGCGGTGTGTTTGTGCTGCCTCCATTCCTGTCTGGACCCTTTTCTGTTTCTGCTCATGTCCAAGTCCACAGGCTCCAGCCGTTACTTAAAGGGCTTCAAAGGCCAAACCCTAAGTATATCCGTCTAA